One Nitrospirota bacterium genomic window, CGCGAGTTGCCGCCAGGGCACTACTCCGTGATTCTGGAGCCGTCTGCCGTTGCGGGGCTCTGGTCCGCGCTTCTCTGGACGCTCGATGCGAAGGCCTACGAAAAAGGCACGAGCGCCTTGTCTGGTAAGCTGGGCCAACCGATCGTCGACCGGCGACTGTCGCTCCGTAATGTGCCGTCGCATGAGGATCTCCTGGGCATCGGGTTCACCTCGGACGGGTTGCCGACATTGGCCTCAGACTGGATGACGGAGGGGGTGCTGACAGAGTTGTCGTACGATCGCTTCACGGCGAAGGTGCGAGGCATCGATCCAATCCCGACGCTCGATGCTCCCTGCCTTTCTGGAGCAGGATCGTCCCTGCCGACGTTGCAAGAATTGATCAAACATACGGAGCGTGCCATCCTCGTGACGAACTTCTGGTACATCCGGACGGTCAATCCGACCGATCTCACCCTCACCGGTATGACGAGGGACGGCACGTTCCTTGTCGAAAATGGCCAGATTGTGTCGGCCGTGAAGAACTTTCGGTTTCACGAGAGCCCGCTGCAGATCTTCAATCGAGTTGAGGTCTTTACTAACCCGGCGGAAGCGATCACGTCAGAAACCGGCAAGCTCCTGGTGCCGTCGATGAGGCTTCGAGATTTCAATTTTTCCAGCGTCACTCGATTCTGACGTTTGCTCGTCATGAGCCGACAGCCGGATAACAGTTCGTGATACCGCGGAAAGGAATAGAGATGTACATGACGAGGTGGTGCTTCATGATCCTGCTGGGAGCCAGC contains:
- a CDS encoding TldD/PmbA family protein, which produces MSTTGHKTWPKLTSRNEFRFLAELVMKRSTGDHTLVALQDQQSGTTRFANNQIVQNVDMRRGSLSVTVAFGRRHGTASTTDFTAGSVQETVTKATEIAQLSPEDPEYLPPVGPQQYSTPPTTRVETVLAGPARRLEYANEAIGQCRMENLGAAGILSSSIATVGVAASTGLFAHEERTDARFSLTVQAGEATGWGAAAHRSIDHLKVQERTLTAINKAKRGLEVRELPPGHYSVILEPSAVAGLWSALLWTLDAKAYEKGTSALSGKLGQPIVDRRLSLRNVPSHEDLLGIGFTSDGLPTLASDWMTEGVLTELSYDRFTAKVRGIDPIPTLDAPCLSGAGSSLPTLQELIKHTERAILVTNFWYIRTVNPTDLTLTGMTRDGTFLVENGQIVSAVKNFRFHESPLQIFNRVEVFTNPAEAITSETGKLLVPSMRLRDFNFSSVTRF